Proteins found in one Plasmodium knowlesi strain H genome assembly, chromosome: 12 genomic segment:
- a CDS encoding inner membrane complex protein 1f, putative, translating to MLKSTTKIDRTKREQNRILLEKKLSKDSVTSTKFCDSSEEREGGSSSSSNASLHLSEKPNITRTLDANNTSSFLSDQKTKSKGGSIKSSRKHSQHTLSKVNILDKGNDYKINGSTPVGKSRRGGIPLDESKISSKTNSIIVDDSIDNQNYNTERKTERSSTEFLNIEGSIPHILSGVDKVAGGDFSRFPRTISFKDNLVSGEGNLYNTIKEDFSYLYGPSKVDPSRRHLGYYNSPEVLNTYPSGSLTSSAREGYSFSPYGFHHMGSAPNGDLKHFSANILNAQGADAYASSNLGTFRGDTGGTNQGNTWGTNQGNTWGTHPDNTWGTNQGNTWGTHQGDSWGTRQGNTWGTCRGDYLGGYPSTNGGLNPNILNLYEQKNVTFSEGVVNSTYAGPFVHLKGAENSLVKGGEVYTRTGNERFTSASKVANEMDFTNMYTSHTPIGSNDSSRVGALGNANLSDKTSYYVNDASESASLVGGVQLGPLLSRRNVYDTFGGDSGSGNSAPASPLVAEPVSTLVAEPVSVSVPGGGNSMASGLTNGEEVLKFKTAEFPNYADYNFKSTTAQEGVGNTLDHVVKPSELIEREKMKNEVPMCEEVTSHTDYSRATHSSHVVDKRIVHEGFDTIKVPKYREVEIVEKIVEVPVVHKVNKYINKYEVKEVEKVVKKPINKYVETKIEVPEFHFKDKIVEVPELQEVVKIVEKPEIKERIIYKNKIETKIIPKYIEVPVVKIVNKYESYDDIGEVIKTVPVKKIVEIPNEVIRKVKVPVRKIIEEPNYVPIIKYRDVPIEKIRYVPKIQTVELVKTIPKVIDIPVPVRVPKIKVIDKPFYINRYVDHPVVVPVSRKVKPVYKYGGKKVIEIPIHKPYIVTHDTVVRKDVHNGMSNGRCSVYARKMDLNAFDPVKRNELFRLVNGGNFNLERSVSVDNFVGRVGGSIGGSFGGSIGGSIGGSIGGSTDASGRPGGLHFTKSLNNGANAKVNASNMNTSYGVDFYSNGVGVANGLNAPFVSAGVLASASNEQGVNPNFTMPISMYNGNCDTGRKDGRGSLAFLQNGSNGVEQGSNDLPEGFPRSSNFQHRFSSSNPVNERREGVASGNTGVGGANVGRNFGGGESSLRKYQSSVRGNVPQYMGGGNDRSMRHMGSMGSDCGVRSGNGSGMNRSLNHSNSLNQANQMSQDNKMCHSNTMSNMNTMSSMNNGTCALRSRSPSACSADGISAYVVEYVGDEDRRFREGGFSNGFSNQVADEMGSNYSFSGTVINSKNE from the exons ATGCTGAAAAGTACGACAAAGATTGACAGAACAAAGCGAgaacaa aacAGGATAttactggaaaaaaaactatcGAAGGACTCCGTCACTTCCACGAAGTTCTGT GATTCGTCCGAGGAGAGAGAAGGAGGATCAAGCAGCAGTAGTAATGCCAGCTTGCATCTCTCGGAAAAGCCAAACATTACAAGAACGTTAGATGCGAATAATAcaagttcctttttatcaGATCAGAAGACCAAGTCCAAGGGGGGTTCTATCAAGTCAAGTAGAAAGCATTCGCAACATACGTTGAGCAAGGTGAACATACTGGACAAAGGAAACGACTACAAAATAAACGGTAGCACGCCAGTAGGGAAGTCTAGAAGGGGTGGGATACCGTTAGATGAGAGCAAAATTTCCAGCAAGACCAACAGTATCATAGTTGACGATTCTATTGACAACCAGAACTATAATACTGagagaaaaacagaaaggagCAGCACGGAATTTTTAAACATCGAAGGAAGTATTCCACATATTTTAAGTGGGGTTGATAAAGTAGCAGGTGGTGATTTTTCCAGGTTTCCCCGCACGATTTCATTTAAAGACAATTTGGTAAGCGGAGAAGGTAATCTGTATAACACGATTAAGGAAGATTTCTCGTATCTTTATGGACCCAGCAAAGTTGATCCCAGTAGGCGTCATCTGGGTTATTATAACTCACCGGAAGTTTtaaatacttacccaagcgGTAGTTTGACCTCCTCTGCGAGGGAGGGGTATAGCTTCAGTCCATATGGTTTTCACCATATGGGCTCAGCGCCGAACGGAGACTTGAAGCATTTTTCGGCGAATATATTAAACGCGCAAGGGGCAGACGCGTACGCGAGTAGCAATCTAGGAACATTCCGAGGTGACACTGGGGGGACTAACCAGGGTAACACTTGGGGGACTAACCAGGGTAACACTTGGGGGACTCACCCGGATAATACTTGGGGGACTAACCAGGGTAACACTTGGGGAACGCATCAAGGGGACAGTTGGGGGACACGCCAGGGTAACACTTGGGGAACGTGCCGTGGTGACTACCTCGGGGGTTACCCCAGCACTAACGGAGGATTGAATCCGAATATCCTAAACTtgtatgaacagaaaaacgTAACCTTCAGCGAAGGTGTGGTGAATTCTACGTACGCCGGGCCCTTTGTACATTTGAAGGGCGCTGAAAATTCCTTGGTGAAGGGCGGGGAGGTATACACAAGAACGGGAAATGAAAGGTTCACGAGCGCTTCGAAAGTAGCAAATGAAATGGACTTTACAAATATGTACACTAGTCATACACCTATAGGCAGTAACGACAGCAGCAGAGTAGGGGCTTTGGGGAATGCCAATTTATCTGACAAGACTTCCTATTATGTGAATGATGCTAGTGAAAGTGCATCCCTTGTGGGTGGTGTGCAATTGGGGCCTCTGCTGAGTAGAAGGAACGTGTACGACACGTTTGGGGGTGATTCCGGCAGTGGGAATAGCGCACCGGCGTCTCCATTGGTAGCTGAACCGGTATCGACATTGGTAGCTGAACCGGTATCAGTATCTGTACCGGGGGGGGGAAACAGCATGGCGAGTGGTTTGACAAACGGAGAGGAGGTGTTGAAGTTCAAAACGGCAGAGTTTCCAAACTACGCAGACTACAATTTTAAGAGCACCACCGCCCAGGAGGGTGTCGGGAATACCCTGGACCATGTGGTGAAACCTAGCGAGCTGATCGAAAgggagaagatgaaaaatgaGGTACCCATGTGTGAGGAAGTTACATCACACACAGACTATTCACGAGCAACACACAGCTCTCACGTTGTGGACAAGCGAATTGTGCATGAAGGATTTGACACCATAAAAGTGCCAAAGTATAGAGAAGTAGAGATagtagaaaaaattgtagaagTTCCCGTGGTGCACAAAGTGAACAAgtacataaataaatatgaagtTAAAGAAGTGGAGAAAGTGGTTAAGAAGCCTATCAATAAATATGTAGAAACTAAAATAGAGGTTCCTGAGTTCCATTTTAAGGATAAAATAGTGGAGGTACCTGAATTGCAAGAAGTGGTAAAAATTGTGGAGAAGCCGGAAATAAAGGAACGTATAATTTATAAGAATAAGATTGAAACGAAAATTATTCCAAAGTATATTGAAGTGCCTGtggtaaaaattgtaaacaAATATGAAAGTTATGATGATATAGGGGAGGTAATAAAAACTGTTCCGGTGAAGAAAATTGTAGAAATTCCTAATGAGGTGATTAGGAAGGTCAAAGTACCGGTTCGTAAAATTATTGAAGAACCCAATTACGTTCCCATTATAAAGTACCGCGATGTACCTATTGAGAAGATACGGTATGTGCCAAAGATTCAGACGGTTGAGCTAGTTAAGACGATTCCTAAGGTGATTGACATTCCTGTGCCTGTGAGAGTTCCGAAGATAAAAGTGATAGACAAGCCATTTTATATAAACAGATATGTGGACCACCCGGTTGTTGTGCCTGTGTCCAGGAAGGTGAAGCCTGTGTATAAATATGGGGGGAAGAAGGTGATAGAAATTCCCATCCATAAGCCTTACATTGTTACGCACGACACGGTTGTGCGTAAGGATGTGCATAATGGAATGAGCAATGGTAGGTGTTCGGTGTATGCCAGGAAGATGGACCTGAATGCATTCGACCCCGTGAAACGGAATGAGCTTTTCCGTTTGGTGAACGGGGGCAACTTCAACTTGGAGCGGTCCGTGAGCGTAGACAACTTTGTGGGGCGCGTCGGTGGCAGTATTGGTGGTAGCTTTGGCGGTAGCATTGGTGGTAGCATTGGTGGTAGCATTGGCGGTAGCACTGACGCTTCTGGTCGCCCGGGCGGGTTGCACTTTACGAAAAGCCTGAACAATGGTGCGAATGCTAAGGTGAATGCATCAAACATGAACACATCGTACGGTGTTGATTTCTATTCAAACGGTGTGGGTGTTGCGAACGGGTTGAACGCTCCGTTTGTCAGCGCGGGGGTTTTAGCCAGTGCGTCTAACGAGCAGGGGGTGAATCCAAATTTCACAATGCCCATTTCGATGTACAACGGGAATTGCGACACGGGGAGAAAGGATGGAAGGGGTAGTTTagcatttttgcaaaatggttCCAACGGTGTGGAGCAAGGCAGTAATGATCTACCAGAGGGTTTTCCACGCAGTTCTAATTTCCAGCATCGCTTTTCCAGTAGCAACCCGGTGAACGAAAGGAGGGAGGGGGTTGCGAGCGGGAACACAGGTGTTGGAGGAGCTAACGTGGGCAGGAATTTTGGGGGTGGTGAATCATCCCTGAGGAAGTACCAATCCAGCGTTCGCGGGAATGTGCCTCAGTATATGGGTGGGGGTAATGACAGAAGTATGCGTCACATGGGTAGCATGGGGAGTGACTGCGGGGTAAGGAGCGGTAACGGTAGCGGTATGAACCGCTCGTTGAACCATTCCAATTCTTTGAACCAAGCCAATCAGATGAGCCAGGACAACAAGATGTGCCACTCAAACACGATGAGCAACATGAATACCATGAGTAGCATGAACAATGGCACATGTGCACTGCGATCGCGGAGTCCCAGTGCGTGTTCAGCCGACGGGATCAGCGCGTACGTGGTTGAGTATGTGGGTGATGAGGACAGGCGATTCAGAGAAGGTGGCTTCTCCAATGGGTTCAGTAACCAGGTGGCAGACGAGATGGGAAGTAATTATTCGTTCAGCGGGACAGTCATTAATTCGAAGAATGAGTGA
- a CDS encoding glycerol kinase, putative, with the protein MNVILSIDQSTQSTKLIFFDEELNVLHTNSLNHEQKCFKPGWYEHDPVEIINNLYTLMNDGLKALKEKHKEVVIKCIGITNQRETVIIWDKHTGKPLHNAIVWLDTRVEDMVAEFSKKYNNDYFQKKTGTYFNTYFSAFKILWLIQNNAEIKKKVEEGSAIIGNINTWLIYNLTNGNSYTDVTNASRTLLMNIKTLKWDEELCKMFGITNMSVLPEIKCNSFNFGSVKCEQVCDYAGVPITGCIGDQQSACIGQAIFDEGEAKCTYGTGVFLLINTGYKVVYSSCGLITTVCYKFNENDQAKYALEGSIGTAGSGVSWLMKNNLISHPSEASYIMENCEDTGGVVFVPAFSGLYAPRWRSDARACITGMTFNTERKHIVRSLLEGIVFQLNEIVYSLISDMGIEMLHVLRCDGGMTKNKAFMQFNADIINTKIEVSKYSEVTAVGAAVLAGLGVKIWKDLDSVKSLIRKSDSTFSAKMHQKNREKKISEWGKAVERSLLQM; encoded by the coding sequence ATGAACGTAATATTGAGTATAGACCAAAGCACTCAGTCCACGAAACTGATTTTTTTCGATGAAGAGCTGAACGTGTTGCACACAAATAGCCTGAACCATGAACAGAAGTGTTTCAAGCCCGGGTGGTATGAACATGACCCAGTGGAAATAATTAATAATCTGTACACACTGATGAATGATGGTTTGAAGGCTCTTAAGGAAAAGCACAAGGAGGTAGTAATAAAATGTATAGGAATTACAAACCAGAGAGAAACGGTCATCATATGGGATAAGCATACAGGAAAGCCTTTGCACAATGCCATTGTGTGGCTGGACACGCGAGTAGAAGATATGGTTGCAGAATTTTCaaagaaatataataatgattattttcaaaaaaaaacgggaacCTATTTTAATACCTATTTTAGTGCGTTCAAAATATTATGGCTAATTCAAAATAATGcagaaattaagaaaaaggtgGAGGAGGGATCGGCTATCATAGGTAATATAAACACATGGCTAATCTACAATTTGACAAATGGAAACAGCTACACAGATGTAACGAATGCATCTAGAACCCTTTTGATGAATATCAAGACATTAAAGTGGGATGAAGAATTATGCAAAATGTTTGGCATTACAAATATGTCAGTTCTTCCAGAAATAAAATGTAACAGTTTCAATTTTGGATCCGTAAAATGTGAGCAGGTGTGTGACTATGCGGGGGTACCAATTACTGGGTGCATTGGGGATCAACAAAGTGCATGTATAGGACAAGCTATTTTTGATGAAGGAGAAGCTAAGTGTACTTATGGCACTGGTGTTTTTTTACTCATCAATACTGGTTATAAAGTGGTGTATTCTTCCTGTGGTTTAATTACAACGGTGTGTTACAAATTTAATGAAAATGATCAGGCGAAATATGCTTTAGAAGGTTCCATAGGTACAGCTGGTTCCGGTGTGTCATGGTTGATGAAGAACAATTTAATTTCTCATCCTAGTGAAGCTAGCTATATTATGGAAAACTGTGAAGATACAGGAGGGGTGGTGTTTGTTCCAGCCTTTAGTGGTTTGTATGCCCCCAGGTGGAGATCAGATGCTAGGGCATGTATAACGGGTATGACATTCAACACAGAAAGGAAACACATCGTTCGGTCTTTGTTAGAAGGCATCGTTTTTCAGCTGAATGAAATTGTATACTCACTCATCTCAGATATGGGCATAGAAATGCTCCATGTTTTACGGTGCGATGGAGGaatgacaaaaaataaagcatttATGCAATTCAACGCGGATATTATAAACACAAAAATAGAGGTGTCCAAATATTCAGAAGTAACTGCAGTGGGGGCTGCAGTACTTGCTGGGCTGGGGGTGAAAATATGGAAAGATTTAGATTCCGTTAAAAGCTTAATAAGGAAAAGCGACTCTACGTTCAGTGCTAAAATGCATCAAAAGAatagggagaagaaaatttccgAGTGGGGCAAGGCAGTCGAGAGATCACTCCTGCAGATGTAG
- a CDS encoding 60S ribosomal protein L17, putative, translating into MVKYAKKLRDFGKCAKGAGMDLRVHFKNTYETARAIRRMKLLDAKKYLNDVIEKKRCVPFRRYNGGVGRTNQAKEFNHTQGRWPAKSCKFLLNVLDNVQANAEARNLEVSKLRLIHVMVNRARAGRRRTFKAHGRINPFMSSPCHIQIIAKEISKPAKKSLLTNAEKQKELPFKITLKKLIKLNISKNNFAKNKKKVAAN; encoded by the exons atggTTAAGTACGCGAAAAAGCTGAGGGACTTTGGGAAAT gCGCCAAGGGGGCAGGTATGGATTTAAGGGTCCATTTCAAAAACACGTACGAAACGGCAAGGGCTATAAGGAGAATGAAATTGTTGGACGCGAAAAAGTACCTAAATGATGTTATCGAGAAAAAGAGATGTGTGCCTTTTCGTAGGTACAACGGAGGTGTTGGAAGGACGAACCAAGCCAAGGAGTTTAACCACACGCAAGGAAGATGGCCCGCGAAATCGTGCAAGTTTCTGCTAAACGTGTTGGATAATGTACAGGCCAATGCAGAG GCAAGAAACCTGGAGGTGAGCAAGCTGAGGCTAATCCACGTTATGGTTAACAGAGCCCGCGCAGGACGAAGAAGAACGTTTAAGGCACACGGTCGAATCAACCCCTTCATGTCATCCCCGTGCCACATCCAAATAATTGCCAAGGAAATTTCTAAGCCAGCGAAGAAGTCCCTCCTGACCAATGCGGAAAAGCAGAAAGAACTCCCCTTCAAaattactttaaaaaaattgattaaATTAAACATTTCGAAGAATAACTTTGcaaagaataagaagaaggtggccgcaaattaa